The following coding sequences lie in one Trichoderma breve strain T069 chromosome 1, whole genome shotgun sequence genomic window:
- a CDS encoding ubiquitin-conjugating enzyme domain-containing protein, which produces MTSLALGHLPSLWRQHLLSEFAGLKQACPEGVFVSLTPGDPSLWSAVLFVRHGPYAPAVLRFQILFPDAYPRAPPLVTFSTDIFHPLITPLTTHMYPTSAETDGSTAERPRLPPGGFSLEHGFPEWFGGSAAGSRHGSRDRRGPSPSASSTKSGQSSSDKPPMVPPKDDVPRYMQTDQKTISTYSLLKYIRSSFDKAEVLDAVPLAAAGNPGAWHAWRTHRRKQRKALNENIKSNRLSRLSILSDLQPKENASEQGDAIAEPGEWNWDGVWEDRVKKGVASTLTESVLYGASGISDDMIHFLALEEGTIEAVKGNLRRTLDASV; this is translated from the exons ATGACTTCTCTCGCCTTGGGGCATCTGCCCTCGCTGTGGCGACAGCACTTGCTATCGGAATT CGCCGGTTTGAAGCAGGCGTGCCCCGAAGGAGTATTTGTTAGTTTGACTCCTGGTGATCCGTCGCTTTGGTCAGCGGTGCTTTTCGTTCGTCATG GCCCCTATGCTCCGGCTGTTCTCCGATTTCAAATCTTGTTTCCCGATGCCTACCCCCGGGCTCCGCCTCTGGTCACCTTTTCGACCGACATCTTCCACCCTCTCATCACTCCTCTGACAACGCACATGTATCCTACGAGTGCTGAAACCGACGGGAGCACTGCCGAGAGACCAAGGTTACCTCCTGGGGGCTTCAGCTTAGAGCACGGATTTCCAGAGTGGTTTGGTGGTTCCGCAGCTGGAAGCCGCCACGGTAGCCGTGATCGAAGGGgcccatcgccatcagcatCGTCTACCAAGTCAGGACAGTCTTCGAGCGACAAGCCACCGATGGTACCCCCCAAAGACGACGTGCCGCGGTATATGCAGACAGATCAGAAGACGATATCGACATATTCCCTGTTAAAGTACATTCGAAGCTCTTTTGATAAAGCTGAGGTTCTCGATGCGGTACCTCTTGCTGCGGCTGGAAACCCCGGAGCTTGGCATGCGTGGCGCACACATAGgcgcaaacaaagaaaggcGCTTAACGAGAATATCAAAAGTAACAGGCTGAGCAGACTAAGTATTCTCAGTGATCTGCAGCCAAAGGAGAATGCCAGCGAGCAGGGTGATGCCATTGC GGAGCCTGGGGAATGGAATTGGGACGGTGTCTGGGAGGACAGAGTCAAGAAGGGCGTAGCATCTACCTTGACCGAGTCAGTGCTATACGGTGCATCGGGAATCTCCGACGATATG ATTCATTTCTtggcgctggaggagggAACTATTGAAGCCGTCAAGGGCAATCTTCGTCGAACACTGGATGCCTCGGTATGA
- a CDS encoding coiled-coil domain-containing protein, translating to MAGKKSQDNSKKAAGNARKADSAAKKSAAAEAEREMAEGEKWQQGAKNNSKKEAEAAKKAEAAAKKAEKDALMKEEEASLNARSEPKKSKTAVKKSRGLDLSQLDDDKLGALSASGIDNALDALSLTAGGDDSKIDQHPERRFAAAYHRYEERRLAEMKADGSGTGLRLEQRKQRIRKEFDKSPENPFNQVTASYNASRDDIKDIKAQELGKIEKRLGH from the exons ATGGCGGGCAAGAAGAGCCAAGACAACAGCAAAAAGGCCGCGGGTAACGCGCGCAAGGCGGACAGCGCCGCGAAGAAGAGTGCAGCCGCAGAGGCCGAGCGGGAGATGGCTGAGGGCGAGAAGTGGCAACAAGGAGCCAAGAATAACTCGAAAAA GGAAGCagaggccgccaagaaggccgaggccgCGGCGAAGAAAGCTGAAAAGGACGCattgatgaaggaggaggaggctaGCCTGAATGCCCGTTCAGAGCCTAAGAAGTCTAAGACCGCAGTTAAGAAATCTCGAGGTCTGGACCTGTCGCAGCTTGATGACGACAAACTTGGTGCCCTCAGTGCCTCGGGTATCGACAACGCCCTCGATGCTCTGTCCCTTACAGCCGGCGGAGATGATTCCAAGATTGACCAACACCCCGAGAGGCGATTCGCTGCCGCCTATCACAGATACGAGGAGCGAAGACTCGCTGAGATGAAGGCGGACGGCAGCGGTACTGGGCTTCGACTGGAGCAACGCAAGCAGAGGATTAGAAAGGAATTCGACAAGAGCCCCGAAAATCCCTTCAACCAGGTCACTGCTTCGTACAATGCCTCTCGGGACGACATCAAGGATATCAAAGCCCAAGAACttggcaagattgagaagagaCTGGGACACTGA
- a CDS encoding major facilitator superfamily domain-containing protein, whose translation MLGRSPTSAPRPRRRGSVTQRKDSLPPFPVQQMFVLACCRLCEPIAFMSIFPYIYYMIEDFKITDDPTQISVYAGMVTSAFTLAEFATGVMWGKLSDKIGRKPVLLSGLIGTAISVLIFGFAPSLPVALFARAMGGLLNGNIGVLQTTVAELVTVKEHQPRAYTIMPMVWCIGSIIGPMIGGALARPCISYPAYFPRGSIWDQYPYLLPNLFSAATVLFGVVVGILFLEETHLGKKGEKDRGREIGDRITALFTRANYGRADKHEKLHLLADGQQSGYGALSDSPTPDPTKSPRGREDGDVPPGYRSRDISPRVSSPDTTERQAVAGSETPDMQPNQPTKIFTKPVVMNIISYGILAFHTITYDQLFPVFLSTAPPKEPILELPFKFVNGFGLETKAIGVIISVQGFYSLLSNYLIVTPMTRRLGPLRLFRLIAFSYFALYLVTPYVVLLPESLRMPAIYLLVIWKCTFSTMAYPSNAILLANSAPTKQVLGTINGVAASTASLCRALGPTLSGFLYAMGLQSGYSGLAWWFSGLVTIVGAYLSSQITEGAPAPVSGEMTDADQSLMNNYDDDENV comes from the exons ATGCTGGGTCGGAGTCCAACTTCCGCCCCTCGCCCTCGGCGTCGCGGGTCTGTCACTCAGCGCAAAGACTCGCTACCACCTTTTCCTGTCCAGCAGATGTTTGTGCTTG CCTGTTGCAGACTATGTGAACCCATTGCTTTCATGTCCATCTTCCCGTACATTTATTACATGATTGAAGACTTTAAAATCACCGATGACCCGACTCAAATTTCCGTCTACGCTGGCATGGTCACCTCCGCATTCACCTTGGCCGAGTTTGCAACTGGCGTCATGTGGGGAAAGCTGAGTGACAAGATCGGACGAAAGCCTGTTCTACTCAGCGGTCTCATCGGCACAGCCATCAGTGTTCTCATCTTCGGCTTCGCTCCTAGCTTGCCGGTCGCCCTTTTTGCGAGAGCAATGGGCGGCCTTCTCAATGG AAATATCGGTGTGCTGCAGACAACTGTGGCTGAGCTCGTCACTGTTAAAGAGCATCAAC CTCGCGCATATACCATCATGCCTATGGTTTGGTGCATTGG TTCCATCATTGGCCCTATGATTGGTGGCGCTCTTGCCCGTCCCTGCATCAGCTATCCCGCTTACTTTCCCCGTGGCTCAATCTGGGACCAGTACCCATATCTCTTGCCGAACCTTTTCAGCGCAGCGACTGTCCTCTTCGGCGTAGTCGTTGGTATTCTCTTTTTGGAAGAGACTCATCTTggcaagaagggcgagaaaGATCGCGGTCGTGAGATTGGTGACCGAATTACTGCCCTCTTCACCCGGGCCAACTACGGCCGAGCTGATAAGCATGAGAAGCTGCATCTTCTCGCTGATGGCCAACAAAGCGGATACGGCGCTCTTTCCGACTCCCCCACTCCCGATCCGACCAAGTCTCCTCGTGGGagggaggatggagatgtcCCGCCCGGTTACCGAAGCCGAGATATTTCACCTCGAGTGTCGTCTCCCGACACTACAGAGCGCCAAGCTGTCGCTGGCTCCGAGACCCCTGACATGCAGCCCAATCAGCCTACCAAGATTTTCACAAAGCCAGTCGTGATGAACATTATTTCTTATGGCATTCTCGCCTT CCACACCATCACGTATGATCAACTCTTTCCCGTTTTCTTGAGCACCGCCCCTCCCAAGGAGCCGATTCTCGAGCTTCCTTTCAAATTTGTCAACGGATTCGGCCTCGAAACAAAGGCCATTGGCGTCATCATCTCCGTCCAAGGCTTCTATTCTCTGCTGTCCAACTATCTGATTGTGACACCCATGACCCGTCGACTGGGACCTCTCCGCCTGTTTCGCCTCATTGCATTTTCCTACTTTGCCCTCTATCTCGTTACGCCTTACGTGGTACTCCTCCCGGAGAGCTTGAGGATGCCCGCCATTTACCTATTGGTCATCTGGAAATGCACCTTTTCGACAATGGCATACCCTAGCAACGCAATCCTCTTGGCCAACTCGGCCCCGACGAAGCAAGTTCTCGGCACCATCAATGGCGTTGCGGCGTCCACGGCTAGCTTGTGCAGAGCTCTCGGCCCTACTCTTTCTGGCTTCCTCTACGCTATGGGTTTGCAATCGGGCTATTCGGGCCTTGCTTGGTGGTTCAGCGGTCTCGTCACCATTGTTGGTGCTTATCTCAGCTCTCAGATCACTGAGGGAGCCCCAGCCCCAGTTTCTGGTGAAATGACTGATGCTGATCAATCCCTCATGAACaattatgatgatgatgaaaacgTTTAA
- a CDS encoding fungal specific transcription factor domain-containing protein: MPTHGPPSPILQKSVKRQRQDSYDGTSSRNGFSSPEQQPAGDANLGGATSGGSSSGRSEAGASASYPGIPVTSDSVPGPGPSHDSGAGDGATDTAIVDDAAANTSTSTSTAPAASSDSVVPTGKPGQSSNFRNVSACNRCRLRKNRCDQKLPSCASCNKVGVPCVGYDPITKKEIPRSYVFYLETRVEVLEKLLASNNTPFPPAEDLDLCSRPGADGSFPALRDSRYSAPTDSVDARNSRPHSHHSQALDNALLPAKKQGNQSPAMLNIVSPAKPRSLASTSGVSFARVVFAAVQYSVSDQNGGPEKSVSSNPLNPAGAGTSMRDSFFGLHTRPTIQPAPFPTRDVAMRLVTLYFEHANPQIPILHRGEFMRMFERAYASEGRGLSARELYMLNMVFAIGCGVITRNQSRPEEYHASAIVHLEECLSNSGGGLEVLQAVLLLANFALLRPVPPGLWYITGVAVRLAVDLGLHHEDERGRRLWIRDMRRRLWWCTYSFDRLVSTCVGRPFGISDQVITTEFPSVLDDTFITPNGFIDPPPGEDHPSYKRVAHHYFRLRLLQSEILQVLQNRQLPSPYLVHFDSYRSWRMDIDRRLREWKDNAPSKQDTGVAFSTEFLFLNYWQAIVLLYKQSLSIPAMFEGEYNPSNEVNSPTAFTAELREDEERIYLKVAEAGQKILRIYRQLHLSSLVSYTYLSTHHLFMAGISYLYAIWHSPAVRSRLTMDEVDFTVLAAKSVFTDMIDKCPPAETCRDAFDRTAKATIQMATSKGGFGSPIPQTRRPPTRRETSTWAPTPAETASKKPTSRHRHHHQSEQQQQFQFDMAMGDSLSSPSLSTAGDITTPPRTGSYDDGGSVMDQSIIASPSVPRSQATPGSTSGGNPYMGQQNQQFGIQGHMEYPDAQTMELLQTFGTGSNGGFGSMDQNQMDFGFGINWEGVHNDYAEAAQPMNPFDTFFFGGPQGGNAGFGSSNGEGGHSGGNDI, from the exons ATGCCCACGCATGGCCCGCCGTCCCCGATCCTCCAGAAAAGCGTCAAGCGTCAGCGGCAGGACTCGTACGACGGCACGTCATCGCGCAACGGCTTCTCAAGTcctgagcagcagccagccgGCGATGCGAATCTAGGAGGGGCGACGAGCGGCGGCAGTAGCAGCGGCCGCAGCGAGGCTGGTGCCTCGGCATCGTACCCTGGCATCCCTGTCACCTCTGACTCTGTTCCTGGTCCTGGTCCTAGTCATGATTCCGGTGCCGGCGACGGCGCAACTGATACTGCcattgttgatgatgccgccgcaaacaccagcaccagcaccagcaccgccCCTGCGGCCAGCTCCGACAGCGTTGTGCCGACTGGCAAGCCTGGTCAGAGCAGCAACTTCCGCAATGTGAGCGCTTGCAATCGCTGTCGCCTGCGGAAGAATAGGTGTGATCAGAAACTCCCCAGCTGTGCGAGCTGCAACAAGGTTGGCGTCCCATGTGTTGGCTATGACCCAATCACGAAGAAGGAGATTCCTAGAAG TTATGTTTTCTATCTCGAGACCCGGGTTgaggtgctggagaagctcttGGCGTCCAACAACACCCCTTTCCCACCGGCTGAAGATCTAGACCTATGCTCTCGTCCTGGCGCCGATGGGAGTTTCCCAGCCCTGCGCGATTCAAGATACTCAGCGCCAACCGATTCTGTGGACGCTCGCAACTCAAGGCCTCACAGCCATCACAGCCAGGCACTGGATAATGCGCTGCTCCCTGCAAAGAAGCAGGGCAACCAGAGTCCGGCCATGCTAAATATTGTCAGTCCAGCAAAGCCGCGATCGCTCGCCTCTACATCTGGAGTTTCCTTCGCTCGTGTAGTCTTTGCTGCAGTGCAGTATTCAGTGTCAGACCAAAACGGCGGGCCGGAGAAGTCTGTCTCTTCAAATCCTTTAAATCCCGCTGGAGCTGGCACTTCGATGCGTGACTCCTTCTTCGGTTTGCACACTCGACCAACCATCCAGCCAGCTCCATTCCCGACTAGAGATGTGGCCATGCGCCTCGTTACGCTCTACTTTGAGCATGCCAATCCTCAGATTCCCATTCTGCATCGCGGCGAGTTTATGCGCATGTTTGAACGGGCGTACGCAAGCGAGGGTCGAGGCCTCAGTGCGAGAGAGTTGTATATGCTCAACATGGTCTTTGCTATAGGCTGCGGCGTCATC ACTCGGAACCAGAGCAGGCCCGAGGAGTATCACGCGAGTGCAATTGTCCACCTTGAAGAATGCCTTAGCAACAGTGGAGGCGGGCTTGAGGTTCTGCAGGCCGTTCTTTTGCTTGCTAACTTTGCGCTTCTGCGGCCTGTTCCACCAGGCTTGTGGTATATAACTGGCGTTGCGGTGCGTCTCGCGGTCGACCTTGGCCTCCACCACGAGGACG AGAGGGGGAGACGCCTCTGGATCCGCGATATGAGACGGCGATTATGGTGGTGCACCTATTCGTTTGACAGGCTCGTAAGCACCTGTGTAGGCAGACCGTTTGGCATCAGCGACCAAGTCATCACAACTGAATTTCCCTCGGTCCTCGACGATACCTTTATCACACCGAATGGTTTTATAGATCCACCTCCCGGCGAGGATCACCCAAGCTACAAACGCGTTGCCCACCATTACTTCAGGCTACGCCTGTTACAGTCGGAGATTCTTCAAGTATTGCA GAACAGACAGCTGCCGTCCCCTTATCTCGTTCACTTTGATTCATATCGGTCATGGCGGATGGATATTGACCGGAGACTTCGCGAATGGAAGGACAATGCGCCTTCAAAGCAAGACACCGGAGTGGCCTTTTCGACCGAgttcctcttcctcaactACTGGCAGGCCATTGTCCTCCTATATAAGCAGAGCTTGAGCATCCCCGCCATGTTTGAGGGAGAGTACAACCCTTCAAATGAAGTTAACAGCCCCACGGCATTCACTGCTGAACTACGCGAAGACGAGGAGCGCATATACCTCAAGGTCGCTGAGGCGGGACAAAAGATTCTCCGCATATATAGACAGCTACATCTGAGCAGTCTCGTAAGCTATACATATTTGTCTACACACCATTTGTTCATGGCTGGCATATCATATCTTTACGCTATCTGGCATTCTCCTGCTGTGAGAAGCCGCCTG ACTATGGACGAAGTAGATTTTACTGTACTGGCAGCAAAGTCAGTATTTACCGACATGATTGACAAGTGCCCGCCGGCAGAGACATGCCGTGACGCTTTTGATCGAACGGCTAAGGCCACCATCCAAATGGCCACCTCAAAAGGAGGGTTTGGTTCACCTATCCCGCAAACACGCCGGCCGCCGACTAGACGGGAAACGAGCACCTGGGCTCCTACTCCCGCAGAAACGGCCTCCAAGAAGCCGACATctcgacatcgccatcatcaccagtccgagcagcagcaacagttCCAGTTTGACATGGCAATGGGTGATAGTCTATCGTCGCCCAGCCTCTCGACAGCGGGGGATATAACCACTCCACCG CGGACAGGCAGCTATGACGATGGCGGCTCAGTCATGGACCAGTCGATAATTGCGTCGCCGTCCGTGCCACGGAGCCAGGCTACGCCGGGCAGTACCAGCGGCGGGAACCCGTATATGGGTCAGCAAAACCAGCAGTTTGGCATCCAGGGCCACATGGAATACCCAGATGCACAAACAATGGAGCTTCTGCAGACGTTTGGGACGGGATCCAACGGCGGCTTCGGGAGCATGGACCAGAACCAGATggactttggctttggcataAACTGGGAGGGCGTGCACAACGACTATGCGGAGGCTGCACAGCCGATGAATCCCTTTGATACGTTTTTCTTTGGCGGGCCGCAGGGAGGCAACGCCGGATTTGGCTCATCGAATGGCGAGGGTGGTCATTCGGGAGGGAATGATATCtga